The segment ACAACATCTTCACCGGTTCATCGAGGGAGGAGACGTTCGGCGGATCGGCGATCGAGCCGATGGTTCGCGAGCTGCCGCGGACGGTGGAGACGCTGTGCCCTCAGTGCGGCTGCATTATTCTCGGCCGATACTACGTGCGTGACGGGGCGGTGTGGATTGAGAAGACGTGCCCGGACCATGGGCACTTCAGCGACTGCATCAACCGGGACGTGCGGCTTTTTTCGAAGGCGGCGTGGCAGAGTTTCGACGAGCCGCGCGGGCTTGAGCATCCGCACGTGGCGGATTCGCAGCGCTGCCCTTCGGATTGCGGGTTGTGCCCGTCGCACCAGTCGGCTGCGTGTCTGGCCAACATCGACCTGACCAACCGGTGCAACCTGAACTGCCCGATCTGCTTTGCCAACGCGAACGTGGCCGGTTACGTTTACGAGCCGACGTTCGATCAGGTCGTGGTGATGCTCCAGCGGCTTCGGGACTACCGGCCGATTCCATCGACGTGCATCCAGTTCAGCGGCGGCGAGCCGACGCTGCACCCGGAGTTTTTCCGGATCGTGGCGAAGGCGGCGGACCTCGGTTTTTCGAACATTCAGATCGCGACCAACGGGTTGAAGATGGCCGATCCGGAGTTTGCCCGGAAGGCGGCCCAGGCGGGCCTGCACACGCTTTACCTTCAGTTCGACGGCGTGGACGACGAGGTCTACCGGCGGACGCGCGGGCGGCCGCTGATGGAGGTCAAGCTGGCCGCGATCGAGAACGCCCGGAAGTTCGACATGAAGGTGTGCCTGGTGCCGACGATCGTTCGCGGGGAGAACGACGATCAGGTGGGCAAGATTCTGCGTTTCGCGGCGGAGAACGCCGACGTGATCAGCGGGATTTCGTATCAGCCGGTTTCGTTCACCGGGCGCATCGACAGGTCGGAGCTGCATCGCAAGCGTTACACGCTGGGCGATCTGGCGCACGACATCGCCGACGCTTCCGGGGCGGATCTGGATCGCGATTTTTTCCCGTTAAGTTTCACGGTGCCGTTCAGCGAGATGCTGAGCGTGGTCTGTCGGGCGCCGAAGATTCAGTCGAGCTGCCACACGGAGTGCGCGTACGGCACGTTCTTCTGGGTCAGCCCGGACAAGAAGCTGTATCCTTTTCCGCAGGTGTTCGACCTTGAGCCGCTTTTCCGCGGTCTGCACGACCTGAAGAAGAAGGCCGATCGCCGCGGTTTTGTGCGATGGACCGACAAGTTGAAGGCGTTGTGGCTGTTCTATCGCCACTTCCGGCCCGACCGCGCGCCGAAGGACCTGAGCTTTTACCGGATGGTTCGCTCGCTTCGCGGGATGGTGAACAAGAAGACCGGCCGCGGTCCACAGGCTGAGAGGAACTACCGGACGCTGATGGCGGCAGGCATGCACTTCCAGGACCGTTACAATTTCGACTGCGCCCGGATCCGCCGATGCGTGATTCACTACAGCACGCCGGAGGGGATATTCCCGTTCTGCACCTACAACTGCGGGCCGAACTACCGGCCTTTGGTCGAGAAGATGCACGCGCGTTCGGCGGGGACTTCGGCGGGCGAGCCCGCTGCGGTCACCCACGAGCCGCGAAACCTGGTGGAAAGCTCACGAGATGGATAGAACACCTGAATCTTTCGCCGCCGATTCGCACCAGTACCTTCGGCAGATGCGGGATCGTCTGGACCCGGACCGTGGCGAGCAGGGGTCCGGCGATCTTCACCTCGATTACCATCACCCGCTTGAGGACTACCTTGGGCGGTCGTGGGTGCGGCCGGTGCTGAGATGGCTGGTTCGCCCGCGTCCCGGGCGGACGGTCACTCGGCTTGAGGAGATTTTTCACAGCTATCGGGAGCCGGCCAGCCCGTTGGCGTGGCGGGCCAAGTACTTCTTGCTGCATCGGTTCATCGACCGGATGCGCGGCCAGACTCCGGTTGAGGAGTTTCAGCGGCGGGTGGCCCGTCACGGGCCGGTGCTGCGCGGGTTGGTGCTGGCGGCGCGAAGCGTTCTGGCGCACGGTTTGCAGGTTCCGCAGCGGTTCAGCTATCCGCTTTTTGCGGTCTGGAATTTCACGAACCGCTGCAATCTCAAGTGCCGCCACTGCTACCAGTCGGCGGGCAAGCCGCTGGCTGACGAATTGACGCTCGATGAGAAGCTGGCGGTGATCGATCAGCTTGGCGAGAACTACCTGCCGATGATCGCGTTCGCGGGGGGCGAGCCGACGATCAGCCCGGACCTGGTTCCGGTTCTGGAGCGCTGCCGCGAGTGGGGCATGCACACGTCGATCGCGACCAACGGGGCGCTGTTCACGCCGGAGCTTGCGGGCCGGCTGGCGGAGACGGGCCTGAAGTACGTGGAGGTCAGTCTGGATTCGGTCGATCCGGATCGGCATGACCGGTTTCGCGGGATTCCGGGCGCGTGGGCCAAGACGGTGAATGGGATGAAGGCCATTGTCGGCACGCCGGGTCTGCGTCTTGGCGTGGCGATGTGCGTGCATCGCGACAACTACCACGAGGTCCGCGACATGATCGAGTTCGCGATCGACCTGGGGGCTTCGTGCTTTGCGTACTTCAACTTCATTCCGGTCGGCCGCGGGCGCGGGATGGTGGATCAGGACATCACGCCGGTGCAGCGGGAGCGGGTTCTGGAACTGCTCAACGAGTACATTCAGGGCGGCCGCATCGGCGTCTTGAGCACGTGCCCGCAGTTCGGACGGGTGTGTCTGGCCCATTCGCCGGTTTATTCGGGCCGGGTCGCCGCTTCGCACGCCGGGTCGGGGAGCGGCTTGAAGGCCCGCGTGGTGGCCAAGTATCTGGGCGGATGCGGGGCCGGGCGCACGTACGTCTGTATCGAGCCGGACGGCAACGTCACGCCCTGTGTGTATATGCCCGACCGCGTCATGGGCAACCTCCGCAGGCAGACGATCAAGGAGATTATCGCGGACAACGCGCTGTGGGAGCTTCTGAACGACCGCGAGCATCGCAGCGGGCACTGCGGACAATGCGCGTTCAAGCACTACTGCGGCGGATGCCGAGCCCGGGCGGACGGTTATTTCGGCGATCCCGGCGGGCCGGATCCCGGGTGCATTTTCAACCAAGTGGAATGGGAGCGGCTGACCGCCCGAGCCCAGGGCCCCGAGCTTTCGGATCGTCGGGCGACAGAAGGGGCGACCGTCGGCCGAGCGGCGAGGTAGATGCAGTTGGGTTTTATGACACACTGGCCCATCGGCGCCCTGGCGGCGAACGCGGCCCTGGTAGTGCTTCTGGCGCTGCTGGCCACCGAATGCCTTTACCGTTTGACAGCGCGGCGGAACTTCTTTGGCCTGGACCCTTCGCCGGACAACCTCGTCGGGCAGCTTCTGGTGGGCACGGCCCGCGCGTGGCCGCTCTACTTTCTGATTGCGTACCTGTTCGTCTCGCCGGAGGTGGCGTGGCCGGCGCTTATTACCGCGGTGGCCACGGTGAGTTTCCTGCCGCTGGTCATCGGCGACATGCTGTTTCGGCGGGAGCTGGCCTCGCGGCCGAACATCGTGTTGGCGGCGTTTTTTTTGCTGGCGTGCGCGATGCTGCTGGCGAGCGGGATCGGGCTTGACCGGCGTTTCACGCTTCTGGACGCGCATTTTATCTTCACGACGTATTTGTTGTGTTTGTGGTGGGGCTGGCAGGAACGGACGCGGATGAGCGGGTTCGGGTTGCCGGCTGAGCCGTCGTCCGGCGGGCTGGGGGTCAGTCGGGTCGTTGTGGGGGTCATTCTGGTCGTGATTTATCACGCCGCGGCCGTCGGATTGATCGGAGCGACGACCGCGGTCACCGGCCAGCTTGGATGGCCCACGGGCATCGTTTTGGGGCTGATCGTCGGCGGTTGCTGGGTGCCGGCGAGCGTGCGTATGATGGGGTTCAGCGACGACCCGGGCAACGCGCTGCTTGGGCGGTCACTGGCGGCGATCTACCTGATGTCGGCTGCGGTCCTTTTGACCGGCATGGTGCAATTCGTTTCGGGCCTGCGGGGTTACGACCTGAGCATTCTTCCTCACGGGTTTGTCGACTATCCGTACACGCTCTGGCAGATGGAGGTCATTCTGCTGGTGCTGACGGCGATTTTCTGGCTGGCCCGGACGTTTATCCTTCAGACGCTCAGCCGTCTCGAACAGGTGTTGCTGCTGGGGATTTACGGCACGTACCTGGCCCTTCGGATGTACCGCATCGCCACGGGCGGGTGAGTTTCTTACAGCACGTTGATATTGCGGCGGGAGAAACAGACGGTGGCGATCGCGAACAGGACCACGGCGATGCCGCACATCAGGGCGATGTCGTTGGTCGGGTCGTAGTTGCCGGCGGCGATCTTGATCGGGCGGAAGTAGTACAGGGGTCCCATGAACGATATGCGGTGGACGACGTCCCACCACTCGGAGAGGAAGTGCAGCAGGTAAAGGGCGAGGCTGAGGCCGAACGCCCATCCGACGGCGGTGCTTCGCAGCGTGCTGAGCGCGCTGAAGAAGACGGCGTAGCTGAAGGCGACGAGGTATACGGCGTAAAGGTTGGCCGCCACGAGGACGATTCGGTCGAACATGTACGGCTGTTCCAGCGTGACCTGCCGGAGTCCCATCCAGGTGCCGAGCAGCATGCCGGCGGTCATCACCGCGCCGCTGATCGCTCCGGCCAGAATGGTGGTGATCATGAAACGCCGTCGGCTCAGCGGGGTGGCGAGCACGAGGTCGACGGTTCCGCGGTCGATCTGGCCGGCGATGGCGCCCGAGGCGATCCAGACGGCGAGGGCCAGCAGGAGGGCCAGGCTGATCGGATGCAGGTAGGCGAACGAGCCGAGTCCGGTGGTCGTGGTGATCTGCAGGATATCGTCGCCGATCATGGCTTTGAAGAACTGCGGGAGGTTGTCGATGATGTGGAGGCGGTAGCGGAGTTTGTACTTGGGGATCAGCGAGACGTACAGCCAGTGCCAACCCACCGAGAGGCCCAGTCCCAGCAGGAGGATGCCCTGGTAGTCCTTCAGGGTCCGCACCAACAGCGGCCAACTGATCGGAGAGACTCGGGCCATCAGATTTGGACGTCTAAGCGGTTTGCCGTTCATCCTCGGTCTCGACCTTCCGGTAAAATCGCAGGAACACTTCCTCCAAACTTGGCGGCTCGATGCTGATGTAGTCGACCTCGATCGATCGCAGCAGCCGCTGGAGAATCTCGGCTGAGCCCTCGACGATCAGATAGACGTCCTGACCCTTCTGCCCGACCAGCCGCATGCCGTCCGGCAGCGGCGAGGGCAGTTGCGAATTGTCCTTGAGGACCAGACGCACGTGCTGGATGCTCCGCTTGCGAAGCTCGGCGATGGCGTCGTCGGCGACGAGTTGGCCATCGCGGATGATCGCGGCCCGATCGCAGATTCGTTCGACCTCGCTGATAATATGGCTGGAGAAGAAGACGGTTCCGCCGGTGGCGGCGTAGTCTCGGAGGAGGTCGTAGACCTGCTGCTGCATGAGCGGATCGAGGCTGTTGGTCGGTTCGTCGAGGATCAGCACGGCCGGGTCGTGCATCATGGCCTGGATCAGTCCGAGTTTCTGCCGCATGCCGCGGCTGCAGTATCGGACCTTGAGGTTCAGGTCGAGGTCGAGCTTGCGGGCGAGGAAGGCGGCCCGCTGACGGCAGTCTGTGCCCCGCAGCCGCGAGAGGTAGGCCACCGTCCTGTAGCCGGTCAGGTGGTTGAAGAATCGGATTTCGCCGGGCAGGTAGCCGACGTTTTCGCGGACGTCGAGGCTCTGGCGGCGCACGTCGAACCCGCCGATGTAGGCCACGCCGGAACTGGGCCGCAGGAAGCCCAGCAGAAGGCGGATCATGGTGGTCTTGCCGGCCCCGTTGGGGCCGAGAAACCCGTAGATCGAGCCGGTCGGCACCTGGATCGACACGTCGAGGATCCCGCGCCGCCGGCCGTAGTACTTGGTCAGACCCGCCGTTTGTATTGCGTATTCGTACATTGAAGTTCGCTTTGTCCGCTGTCCGCGGCCGGTGAAAACTATAACTCTAGGTTAATGAGCCTCGCACGTCAAGCGTCTTGACATTACCATTCCATCCAAGTATCGTCGGCCCCTTGTGTTGATCGACCCGGAACGGCCCGGGACGTACGCCACGTGAACACAGGAGACGCTGCGATGCATCGTACGTTGGTGGTAGGAGTGGCCAGCCGAGGCGGGCCGTGGATCAATGCCGTCA is part of the Phycisphaerae bacterium genome and harbors:
- a CDS encoding ABC transporter ATP-binding protein yields the protein MYEYAIQTAGLTKYYGRRRGILDVSIQVPTGSIYGFLGPNGAGKTTMIRLLLGFLRPSSGVAYIGGFDVRRQSLDVRENVGYLPGEIRFFNHLTGYRTVAYLSRLRGTDCRQRAAFLARKLDLDLNLKVRYCSRGMRQKLGLIQAMMHDPAVLILDEPTNSLDPLMQQQVYDLLRDYAATGGTVFFSSHIISEVERICDRAAIIRDGQLVADDAIAELRKRSIQHVRLVLKDNSQLPSPLPDGMRLVGQKGQDVYLIVEGSAEILQRLLRSIEVDYISIEPPSLEEVFLRFYRKVETEDERQTA
- a CDS encoding radical SAM protein, which gives rise to MTCHRPSIPPYLQPFLEAHPPVLDEAARPAVTEETARTELDRYRLSLRRYDPRRAGLPWATQAQCPRCGDVVAAEFRLSGGRVVLAYHCPNDGRHQEVHHDNIFTGSSREETFGGSAIEPMVRELPRTVETLCPQCGCIILGRYYVRDGAVWIEKTCPDHGHFSDCINRDVRLFSKAAWQSFDEPRGLEHPHVADSQRCPSDCGLCPSHQSAACLANIDLTNRCNLNCPICFANANVAGYVYEPTFDQVVVMLQRLRDYRPIPSTCIQFSGGEPTLHPEFFRIVAKAADLGFSNIQIATNGLKMADPEFARKAAQAGLHTLYLQFDGVDDEVYRRTRGRPLMEVKLAAIENARKFDMKVCLVPTIVRGENDDQVGKILRFAAENADVISGISYQPVSFTGRIDRSELHRKRYTLGDLAHDIADASGADLDRDFFPLSFTVPFSEMLSVVCRAPKIQSSCHTECAYGTFFWVSPDKKLYPFPQVFDLEPLFRGLHDLKKKADRRGFVRWTDKLKALWLFYRHFRPDRAPKDLSFYRMVRSLRGMVNKKTGRGPQAERNYRTLMAAGMHFQDRYNFDCARIRRCVIHYSTPEGIFPFCTYNCGPNYRPLVEKMHARSAGTSAGEPAAVTHEPRNLVESSRDG
- a CDS encoding ABC transporter permease subunit; amino-acid sequence: MARVSPISWPLLVRTLKDYQGILLLGLGLSVGWHWLYVSLIPKYKLRYRLHIIDNLPQFFKAMIGDDILQITTTTGLGSFAYLHPISLALLLALAVWIASGAIAGQIDRGTVDLVLATPLSRRRFMITTILAGAISGAVMTAGMLLGTWMGLRQVTLEQPYMFDRIVLVAANLYAVYLVAFSYAVFFSALSTLRSTAVGWAFGLSLALYLLHFLSEWWDVVHRISFMGPLYYFRPIKIAAGNYDPTNDIALMCGIAVVLFAIATVCFSRRNINVL
- a CDS encoding radical SAM protein, which translates into the protein MDRTPESFAADSHQYLRQMRDRLDPDRGEQGSGDLHLDYHHPLEDYLGRSWVRPVLRWLVRPRPGRTVTRLEEIFHSYREPASPLAWRAKYFLLHRFIDRMRGQTPVEEFQRRVARHGPVLRGLVLAARSVLAHGLQVPQRFSYPLFAVWNFTNRCNLKCRHCYQSAGKPLADELTLDEKLAVIDQLGENYLPMIAFAGGEPTISPDLVPVLERCREWGMHTSIATNGALFTPELAGRLAETGLKYVEVSLDSVDPDRHDRFRGIPGAWAKTVNGMKAIVGTPGLRLGVAMCVHRDNYHEVRDMIEFAIDLGASCFAYFNFIPVGRGRGMVDQDITPVQRERVLELLNEYIQGGRIGVLSTCPQFGRVCLAHSPVYSGRVAASHAGSGSGLKARVVAKYLGGCGAGRTYVCIEPDGNVTPCVYMPDRVMGNLRRQTIKEIIADNALWELLNDREHRSGHCGQCAFKHYCGGCRARADGYFGDPGGPDPGCIFNQVEWERLTARAQGPELSDRRATEGATVGRAAR